From the Streptomyces pluripotens genome, one window contains:
- a CDS encoding TIGR00730 family Rossman fold protein — MATGNPEGKKQPPDEQRLGPVLRRRNQVTSSTTDQRLLDAGGPTDWVHSDPWRVLRIQSEFIEGFGTLAELPPAISVFGSARTPVDSAEYDAGVRLGRGLVQAGWTVITGGGPGAMEAANKGACEAGGISVGLGIELPFEQGLNPYVDIGLNFRYFFVRKMMFVKYAQGFVVLPGGLGTLDELFEALTLVQTQKVTRFPIVLFGSEYWGGLVSWLTNTLVAQGKAADKDLLLFHVTDEVEEAVALVSKETGR, encoded by the coding sequence ATGGCTACCGGCAACCCCGAGGGGAAGAAACAGCCGCCGGACGAGCAGCGGCTCGGACCGGTCCTCCGACGGCGGAACCAGGTGACGTCCAGTACGACGGACCAGCGGCTGCTGGACGCGGGCGGCCCTACGGACTGGGTCCACTCGGACCCCTGGCGTGTGCTCCGCATCCAGTCGGAGTTCATCGAGGGTTTCGGTACCCTCGCCGAACTCCCGCCCGCCATCAGCGTGTTCGGTTCGGCGCGTACGCCGGTGGACTCGGCCGAGTACGACGCGGGCGTCCGGCTCGGCCGCGGTCTGGTGCAAGCCGGCTGGACGGTGATCACGGGCGGTGGCCCGGGCGCGATGGAGGCGGCCAACAAGGGCGCGTGCGAGGCGGGCGGCATCTCGGTCGGACTCGGCATCGAGCTGCCCTTCGAGCAGGGACTCAACCCCTACGTCGACATCGGCCTGAACTTCCGCTACTTCTTCGTCCGCAAGATGATGTTCGTGAAGTACGCGCAGGGCTTCGTGGTCCTGCCCGGTGGGCTGGGCACGCTGGACGAGCTCTTCGAGGCCCTCACCCTGGTTCAGACCCAGAAAGTCACCCGTTTCCCGATCGTGCTCTTCGGTAGCGAGTACTGGGGCGGCCTGGTGTCCTGGCTGACGAACACACTAGTGGCACAGGGCAAGGCCGCGGACAAGGACCTCCTGCTGTTCCATGTGACGGACGAGGTGGAGGAGGCGGTGGCACTGGTCTCGAAGGAGACAGGGCGATAG
- the folP gene encoding dihydropteroate synthase — MLRLGRREFGPHELVVMAIVNRTPDSFYDRGATFRDEPALARVEQAVAEGAAIIDIGGVKAGPGEEVTAEEEAHRTVGFVAEVRRRFPDVIISVDTWRAEVGEAVCEAGADLLNDAWGGVDPGLAEVAARYGVGLVCTHAGGAQPRTRPHRVTYDDVMADILGVTVGLAERAVSLGVPREAVLIDPGHDFGKNTRHSLEATRRLDEMVATGWPVLVSLSNKDFVGETLDRPVKERLLGTLATTAVSAWLGAQVYRVHEVAETRQVLDMVASIAGHRPPAVARRGLA, encoded by the coding sequence ATGCTCAGGCTGGGCAGGCGGGAATTCGGGCCGCACGAGCTGGTGGTCATGGCGATCGTGAACCGGACCCCCGACTCCTTCTACGACCGAGGAGCCACCTTCCGCGACGAGCCGGCGCTCGCGCGCGTCGAACAGGCCGTCGCCGAGGGCGCCGCGATCATCGATATCGGCGGGGTGAAGGCCGGGCCGGGCGAAGAGGTGACGGCCGAGGAAGAGGCCCACCGGACGGTCGGCTTCGTCGCGGAGGTGCGACGCCGGTTCCCCGATGTGATCATCAGCGTGGACACCTGGCGGGCCGAGGTCGGCGAGGCCGTGTGCGAGGCGGGCGCGGACCTGCTGAACGACGCGTGGGGCGGGGTGGATCCCGGACTCGCGGAAGTCGCGGCGCGGTACGGGGTGGGGCTGGTGTGCACGCACGCGGGTGGTGCGCAGCCGCGGACCCGCCCGCACCGAGTGACGTACGACGACGTCATGGCCGACATCCTCGGCGTGACCGTGGGACTGGCCGAACGGGCGGTGTCGCTGGGCGTGCCGCGGGAGGCGGTCTTGATCGACCCGGGGCACGACTTCGGGAAGAACACACGGCACAGCCTGGAGGCGACGCGGCGGCTGGACGAGATGGTCGCGACGGGCTGGCCGGTGCTGGTGTCCCTCTCCAACAAGGACTTCGTGGGCGAAACACTGGACCGCCCGGTGAAGGAACGGTTGCTCGGTACGCTCGCCACGACGGCGGTGTCGGCGTGGCTGGGGGCTCAGGTGTACCGGGTCCATGAGGTTGCCGAGACGCGCCAGGTGTTGGACATGGTCGCGTCCATCGCCGGGCACCGGCCTCCGGCGGTGGCGCGCCGGGGGCTGGCCTAG
- a CDS encoding DivIVA domain-containing protein, whose amino-acid sequence MVMFLFLIVALAVVVAAVTLAVVSGGEGGALPEVAPERLEDPLPADRPVDRADVEDLRFPVVPRGYRMADVDDALGRLAAELAERDARIGDLEAALAGARAVTGQVRLDKPEQPEQGDQR is encoded by the coding sequence ATGGTGATGTTCTTGTTCCTGATCGTCGCGCTGGCCGTCGTGGTCGCCGCGGTGACACTCGCCGTGGTGAGCGGCGGTGAGGGCGGCGCGTTGCCCGAGGTGGCGCCGGAGCGGCTGGAGGATCCGCTGCCCGCCGACCGCCCGGTGGACCGGGCCGATGTGGAGGACCTGCGCTTCCCGGTCGTCCCGCGCGGCTACCGCATGGCCGACGTCGATGACGCACTGGGCCGTCTCGCCGCCGAACTCGCCGAGCGGGACGCCCGGATCGGCGATCTGGAAGCCGCGCTGGCCGGAGCCCGAGCCGTCACCGGGCAGGTCCGGCTGGACAAGCCCGAGCAGCCCGAGCAGGGGGACCAGCGATGA
- a CDS encoding DNA-3-methyladenine glycosylase I — MSDGAALAGPDGGLRCPWALSTEDYVAYHDQEWGRPVHGDDALFERVSLEAFQSGLSWITILRRRPGFRAAFAGFRIEEVAAFSDEDRERLLADPGIIRNRAKIDATMANARVLAGWATGELDELIWSHAPDPAGRPAPKTLADVPAITPESTALSKALKKRGLRFVGPTTAYALMQACGLVDDHLEACVARTSGPSRGAPSGGVPAPGR; from the coding sequence ATGAGCGACGGAGCCGCCCTTGCCGGGCCGGACGGGGGCCTGCGCTGTCCGTGGGCCCTGTCCACCGAGGACTACGTGGCCTACCACGACCAGGAGTGGGGCCGCCCGGTCCACGGAGATGACGCCCTCTTCGAGCGGGTCAGCCTAGAGGCCTTCCAGTCCGGCCTGTCCTGGATCACGATCCTGCGCCGCCGCCCCGGTTTCCGTGCTGCCTTCGCCGGCTTCCGCATCGAGGAGGTCGCCGCCTTCTCCGATGAGGACCGCGAGCGGCTGCTGGCCGACCCCGGCATCATCCGCAACCGCGCCAAGATCGACGCGACGATGGCGAACGCGCGGGTGCTCGCCGGCTGGGCAACGGGCGAGCTGGACGAGTTGATCTGGTCCCACGCTCCGGATCCGGCCGGCCGCCCGGCTCCGAAGACCCTTGCCGACGTTCCGGCGATCACCCCCGAGTCCACCGCCCTGTCGAAGGCACTGAAGAAGCGTGGTCTCAGATTCGTCGGCCCGACGACGGCGTACGCGCTGATGCAAGCGTGCGGGCTGGTGGACGATCACCTGGAAGCCTGCGTCGCGCGTACCTCCGGTCCGTCTCGCGGTGCCCCCTCAGGGGGAGTTCCGGCACCGGGCCGGTGA
- a CDS encoding enoyl-CoA hydratase/isomerase family protein gives MADTVLYEVSDGLATITLNRPDAMNALNVASKVALREAAEAAAGDSAVRAILLTAAGERAFCVGQDLKEHIGLLAEDRETGAGQTMSTVKEHYNPIVRALAGAPKPVVAAVNGVAAGAGLGFALAADYRIVADTAGFNTSFAGVALTADSGISWTLPRVVGPSRATDLLLFPRSISAQDALELGIANRVVPAPELRAEAEKTARALAQGPTVAYAALKEAVAFGLTHSLAETLEKEDELQTRAGQSEDHAIAVQAFVNKERPKYLGR, from the coding sequence ATGGCAGACACCGTGCTCTACGAGGTGAGCGACGGACTCGCGACGATCACGCTGAACCGCCCCGATGCGATGAACGCGCTGAACGTCGCGTCCAAGGTCGCCCTACGGGAGGCGGCGGAGGCAGCGGCCGGGGACTCGGCCGTACGGGCGATCCTGCTGACCGCCGCCGGAGAACGCGCGTTCTGCGTGGGCCAAGACCTCAAGGAGCACATCGGACTGCTCGCCGAGGACCGGGAGACCGGGGCCGGGCAGACGATGAGTACGGTCAAGGAGCACTACAACCCGATCGTGCGGGCCCTCGCCGGGGCGCCCAAGCCGGTGGTCGCAGCGGTGAACGGAGTCGCGGCCGGGGCCGGCCTCGGCTTCGCGCTCGCGGCCGACTACCGGATCGTGGCCGACACAGCGGGCTTCAACACCTCCTTCGCCGGCGTCGCGCTGACCGCAGACTCCGGGATCTCCTGGACCCTTCCCCGTGTGGTCGGCCCCAGCCGCGCCACCGACCTGCTGCTCTTCCCGCGCAGCATCAGCGCCCAGGACGCCCTTGAGCTGGGCATCGCCAACCGGGTCGTCCCCGCGCCCGAGCTGCGAGCCGAGGCCGAGAAGACCGCGCGGGCACTGGCCCAGGGCCCGACGGTGGCGTACGCGGCACTGAAGGAGGCGGTGGCCTTCGGCCTGACGCACTCCCTCGCCGAGACGCTGGAGAAGGAGGACGAGCTGCAGACCCGCGCCGGGCAGTCCGAGGACCACGCGATCGCGGTGCAGGCGTTCGTGAACAAGGAGAGGCCGAAGTACCTCGGCCGGTAG
- a CDS encoding DUF3117 domain-containing protein gives MAAMKPRTGDGPLEVTKEGRGIVMRVPLEGGGRLVVELTPDEAEALGDALKKVVV, from the coding sequence ATGGCGGCCATGAAGCCGCGGACGGGCGATGGCCCGCTCGAGGTGACCAAGGAGGGGCGGGGCATCGTCATGCGCGTTCCGCTCGAAGGCGGCGGTCGACTCGTCGTCGAGCTGACCCCTGACGAGGCCGAGGCGCTCGGCGATGCCCTCAAGAAGGTCGTCGTCTGA
- a CDS encoding O-methyltransferase, translating into MCGFPTPTDTVTPRQPRGQERVITGNRQTSWAFADAYVAEDEALHWARERALEAGLRSVSPGTGSALRLLAASVDAKAVAEIGTGCGVSGIHLLHGMRADGVLTTVDLEPEHQQFARQAFRACGFASNRARFIPGRALDVLPRLADAGYDLVFCDGDRLEYVDYLAESLRLLRPGGLVVFEGVFADGRTVDSGPQPPEVLRLRELLRTVRESQELVPSLLPVGDGLLCAAKR; encoded by the coding sequence ATCTGCGGGTTCCCGACGCCAACGGATACAGTCACGCCGAGGCAACCGCGGGGACAGGAGAGGGTCATTACCGGCAACCGGCAGACGAGCTGGGCGTTCGCCGACGCCTATGTCGCCGAGGACGAAGCACTGCACTGGGCCCGTGAGCGGGCCCTGGAGGCAGGGCTGCGCTCGGTGTCTCCCGGCACGGGATCCGCGCTGCGACTGCTCGCCGCCTCGGTGGACGCCAAGGCGGTCGCGGAGATCGGCACCGGCTGCGGGGTCTCCGGAATCCATCTGCTGCACGGCATGCGTGCGGACGGGGTGCTGACCACGGTCGATCTGGAACCGGAGCACCAGCAGTTCGCCCGGCAGGCCTTCCGCGCCTGCGGCTTCGCCAGCAACCGGGCCCGCTTCATCCCGGGCCGCGCCCTGGACGTGCTGCCCCGGCTCGCGGACGCGGGCTATGACCTCGTCTTCTGCGACGGGGACCGCCTGGAGTACGTGGACTATCTCGCTGAATCGTTGCGCCTGCTGCGTCCGGGGGGCCTGGTGGTCTTCGAGGGCGTCTTCGCCGACGGCCGCACGGTCGACTCGGGGCCACAGCCGCCGGAGGTGCTCCGCCTGCGGGAGCTGCTGCGCACGGTGCGCGAGAGCCAGGAGCTGGTGCCGTCACTGCTGCCGGTGGGCGACGGGCTGCTGTGCGCCGCCAAACGGTAA
- the sigE gene encoding RNA polymerase sigma factor SigE, producing the protein MLRRFLGSAGRPKSVTYTAADSHAAGFAAGDAQTATFSTDADGQAWTPPTWEEIVSTHSSRVYRLAYRLTGNQHDAEDLTQEVFVRVFRSLSTYSPGTFEGWLHRITTNLFLDMVRRKQRIRFDALGDDAAERLPSREPTPQQLFHDAHFDADVQQALDTLAPEFRAAVVLCDIEGLSYEEIAATLGVKLGTVRSRIHRGRSQLRKALAHRSPEARAAERRSFLTRVPALGGGGATA; encoded by the coding sequence GTGCTGCGGCGCTTCCTCGGGTCGGCGGGCAGGCCGAAATCCGTGACCTACACCGCTGCTGACAGCCACGCCGCCGGCTTCGCCGCAGGCGACGCCCAGACCGCGACCTTCTCCACCGACGCGGACGGGCAGGCGTGGACTCCGCCCACGTGGGAGGAGATCGTCAGCACGCACAGCAGCCGCGTCTACCGCCTGGCCTACCGTTTGACAGGTAACCAACACGACGCCGAGGACCTCACCCAGGAGGTCTTCGTCCGGGTGTTCCGGTCCCTGTCGACCTACTCACCGGGCACCTTCGAGGGGTGGCTGCACCGCATCACCACGAACCTCTTCCTGGACATGGTCCGGCGCAAGCAGCGTATCCGCTTCGACGCCCTCGGTGACGACGCGGCCGAGCGTCTGCCCAGCCGCGAGCCCACCCCACAGCAACTCTTCCATGACGCCCATTTCGACGCCGACGTCCAGCAGGCCCTCGACACGCTTGCGCCCGAGTTCCGCGCCGCCGTCGTGCTGTGCGACATCGAGGGGCTGTCGTACGAGGAGATCGCCGCGACCCTGGGCGTGAAGCTCGGCACCGTGCGCTCCCGTATCCACCGGGGCCGCTCCCAGCTACGCAAAGCCCTCGCGCACCGCTCCCCGGAGGCCCGCGCGGCCGAGCGGCGCTCCTTCCTGACCCGCGTGCCCGCTCTGGGGGGAGGGGGCGCGACCGCGTGA
- a CDS encoding anti-sigma factor family protein, producing MSGTWPNPVEKAHLAEQHLGDRLSALVDGELGHETRERVLAHLATCARCKAEAEAQRALKNVFAEAAPPPPSESFLARLQGLPGGGGLDGGGTPSSRGGPHADVPDSGTSGAFGMRRGERFAFGYVPARPHHPAPERQERGFRIQPVGRPDDGRSAPRGLRFAFVAAGAVSLAAVALGGVTLAGSGGMTAEARGGGTGTGSNVFPAGSAGTGTGRGTGAPTPDTQRRRSVGPLLTQGGMGRTPMAPTSLSAPLLPGASSPVPKRAPDDSAGSLTAPVTAGAAVLSPLIRSLHDSVFLPLRNRSVPPAATGSGLLPALAPVPDTTPAPSAFPTPPVHPASPVHPASPTALAHPASPTAPHQTP from the coding sequence GTGAGTGGAACATGGCCGAACCCAGTCGAGAAGGCGCACCTCGCAGAGCAGCATCTGGGAGACCGGCTCTCCGCCCTGGTGGACGGAGAGCTCGGGCATGAAACGCGTGAGCGGGTCCTCGCACACCTGGCCACCTGCGCACGGTGCAAGGCGGAGGCGGAAGCGCAGCGCGCGCTGAAGAACGTGTTCGCCGAGGCGGCCCCGCCTCCGCCCTCGGAGAGCTTCCTGGCCCGCCTTCAGGGCCTTCCCGGGGGAGGAGGCCTGGACGGCGGCGGCACGCCGTCGTCCAGGGGTGGACCCCACGCAGACGTGCCGGACTCCGGAACCTCCGGGGCCTTCGGAATGCGGCGCGGTGAACGCTTCGCGTTCGGATACGTTCCGGCCCGACCGCACCACCCCGCCCCCGAGCGGCAGGAGCGCGGCTTCCGCATCCAGCCTGTCGGCCGCCCGGACGACGGCCGCTCGGCCCCGCGCGGTCTGCGGTTCGCGTTCGTCGCCGCCGGCGCGGTTTCACTGGCCGCGGTGGCCCTCGGCGGAGTGACCCTCGCGGGTTCGGGCGGCATGACTGCAGAGGCCCGCGGTGGCGGCACCGGAACCGGCAGCAACGTGTTCCCGGCCGGCTCGGCGGGCACGGGCACCGGCAGGGGGACGGGAGCGCCCACGCCCGACACCCAACGTCGCCGTTCGGTGGGACCACTGCTCACCCAGGGCGGAATGGGCCGGACGCCGATGGCACCGACCTCCCTGTCCGCGCCGTTGCTGCCCGGAGCGTCCTCCCCCGTTCCGAAACGGGCTCCGGACGACAGCGCGGGAAGCCTGACGGCGCCGGTGACCGCGGGAGCGGCCGTCCTGTCCCCGCTGATACGTTCGCTGCACGATTCCGTGTTCCTCCCCCTGCGTAACCGGTCCGTACCTCCCGCGGCGACCGGCTCCGGTCTGCTGCCCGCCCTTGCCCCCGTCCCCGACACCACCCCCGCTCCTTCGGCGTTCCCCACGCCCCCCGTTCACCCGGCGTCGCCCGTTCACCCGGCGTCCCCCACGGCCCTCGCTCACCCGGCATCCCCGACCGCTCCCCACCAGACCCCCTGA
- a CDS encoding sec-independent translocase: MFNDIGPLELVTIIVLAVLVFGPDKLPKVIQDVTRTIRKIREFSESAKQDIRSELGPEFKDFEFDDLNPKAFIRKQLDSDELGLKEIRSSFDLKEEMAEVTDAVNGRDRGASAASSAQLPSSSSTGGRVDMTKKPGESSTDDRPLFDADAT; encoded by the coding sequence GTGTTCAATGACATAGGACCACTGGAGCTGGTGACCATCATCGTGCTCGCCGTGCTCGTGTTCGGTCCGGACAAGCTCCCCAAGGTCATCCAGGACGTCACGCGGACGATCCGGAAGATCCGAGAGTTCTCGGAGAGCGCCAAGCAGGACATCCGCAGTGAGCTGGGGCCCGAGTTCAAGGACTTCGAGTTCGACGACCTCAACCCCAAGGCGTTCATCCGCAAGCAGTTGGACAGCGACGAGCTGGGGCTGAAGGAGATCCGCAGCAGCTTCGACCTGAAGGAGGAGATGGCCGAGGTCACGGATGCCGTCAACGGCCGTGACCGCGGGGCGTCGGCCGCCTCTTCCGCGCAGTTGCCGTCCTCCTCCTCGACCGGTGGGCGCGTCGACATGACGAAGAAGCCCGGGGAATCCAGCACGGACGACCGGCCGCTGTTCGACGCCGACGCCACCTAG
- a CDS encoding Mrp/NBP35 family ATP-binding protein yields MATEDAVREALATVNDPEINRPITELGMVKSVETGTDGAVAVTVSLTVSGCPMRDTITQRVTEAVSRVEGVTRVDVTLDVMSDEQRKELAAALRGGQAEREVPFAKPGSLTRVYAVASGKGGVGKSSVTVNLAAAMAADGLKVGVVDADIYGHSVPRMLGADGRPTQVENMIMPPSANGVKVISIGMFTPGNAPVVWRGPMLHRALQQFLADVYWGDLDVLLLDLPPGTGDIAISVAQLVPNAEILVVTTPQQAAAEVAERAGSIAVQTHQKIVGVVENMSGLPCPHCGEMVDVFGTGGGQVVADGLTRTTGTTVPVLGNIPIDVRLREGGDEGKPVVLSDPDSPAGSALRAIAGKLGGRQRGLSGLSLGITPKNKF; encoded by the coding sequence ATGGCTACGGAAGACGCGGTGCGCGAGGCACTGGCGACGGTGAACGACCCCGAGATCAACCGACCCATCACCGAACTCGGGATGGTGAAATCGGTGGAGACCGGCACGGACGGAGCAGTCGCCGTCACCGTCTCTCTGACGGTCTCCGGCTGCCCCATGCGCGACACGATCACCCAGCGCGTCACCGAGGCGGTCTCCAGGGTCGAGGGCGTCACCCGCGTCGACGTAACCCTCGATGTCATGAGCGATGAGCAGCGCAAGGAGCTGGCGGCGGCCCTCCGCGGCGGCCAGGCCGAACGCGAGGTCCCCTTCGCCAAGCCCGGCAGCCTCACCCGGGTCTACGCGGTCGCCTCCGGCAAGGGCGGCGTCGGCAAGTCCTCGGTGACCGTGAACCTCGCCGCGGCCATGGCCGCCGACGGCCTCAAGGTGGGCGTTGTCGACGCCGACATCTACGGTCACAGCGTGCCGCGCATGCTGGGCGCGGACGGCCGCCCCACCCAGGTCGAGAACATGATCATGCCGCCGTCCGCGAACGGCGTGAAGGTCATCTCCATCGGCATGTTCACCCCGGGCAACGCCCCGGTCGTCTGGCGCGGTCCGATGCTCCACCGCGCGCTCCAGCAGTTCCTCGCGGACGTCTACTGGGGCGACCTGGATGTCCTGCTCCTGGACCTCCCGCCCGGCACCGGCGACATCGCGATCTCCGTGGCCCAGTTGGTCCCGAACGCGGAGATCCTGGTCGTGACGACCCCGCAGCAGGCGGCTGCCGAGGTGGCCGAGCGTGCTGGTTCCATCGCGGTGCAAACCCACCAGAAGATCGTCGGCGTGGTCGAGAACATGTCCGGCCTGCCGTGTCCGCACTGCGGCGAGATGGTCGATGTCTTCGGCACGGGCGGTGGCCAGGTGGTCGCCGACGGCCTGACCCGCACCACGGGTACGACGGTCCCGGTCCTCGGCAACATCCCGATCGACGTCCGCCTCCGCGAGGGGGGCGACGAGGGCAAGCCGGTGGTGCTGAGCGACCCGGACTCGCCGGCGGGCTCGGCGCTGCGGGCCATCGCCGGAAAGCTCGGAGGCCGGCAGCGAGGCCTGTCGGGCCTGTCGCTGGGCATCACACCGAAGAACAAGTTCTGA
- a CDS encoding DUF1003 domain-containing protein, translating into MAPEREATRERAPSGATAASRRAHRLDQPRPPRRRVLPEWDPEAFGRLSERIARFLGTGRFIVWMTVVIVMWVLWNIAAPRELRFDQYPFIFLTLVLSLQASYAAPLILLAQNRQDDRDRVNLEQDRKQNERSIADTEYLTREIAALRMGLGEVATRDWIRSELQDLVKELEHHRRHDGQVVFPAEQTERSPGRDTDDR; encoded by the coding sequence ATGGCCCCTGAGCGGGAGGCCACCCGGGAACGTGCCCCATCGGGTGCCACGGCAGCGTCCCGGCGTGCACACCGGCTGGACCAACCGCGGCCGCCGCGTCGGCGCGTCCTGCCGGAGTGGGACCCTGAGGCCTTCGGCCGGCTCTCGGAGAGGATCGCCCGGTTCCTGGGCACGGGACGTTTCATCGTCTGGATGACGGTCGTGATCGTCATGTGGGTGCTGTGGAACATCGCGGCGCCCCGCGAGCTGCGCTTCGACCAGTACCCGTTCATCTTCCTGACCCTGGTGCTGTCCCTGCAGGCCTCCTACGCGGCCCCGCTGATCCTGCTCGCACAGAACAGGCAGGACGACCGCGACCGGGTGAATCTGGAACAGGATCGCAAGCAGAACGAGCGGTCCATCGCCGACACCGAGTACCTGACCAGGGAGATCGCCGCACTGCGCATGGGACTGGGTGAGGTGGCCACTCGCGACTGGATCCGCTCCGAGTTGCAGGACTTGGTCAAGGAGCTGGAGCACCACAGGCGCCACGACGGGCAGGTGGTATTCCCGGCAGAGCAGACAGAACGGTCGCCGGGACGTGACACAGACGACCGCTGA
- a CDS encoding magnesium transporter MgtE N-terminal domain-containing protein produces MAAGAPRIFVSHLAGVPVFDPAGDQVGRVRDLVVMLRVGRRPPRVLGLVVELSTRRRIFLPMTRVTGIESGQVITTGVLNVRRFEQRPTERLVFGELLDRRVTLVETGEEVTVLDVSVQQLPARRDWEVDRVFVRKGKKTGAFRRAKGETLTAEWSAVTGFSLEEHGQGAESLLATFEQLRPADLANVLHHLSPKRRAEVAAALDDDRLADVLEELPEDDQIEVLGKLKEERAADVLEAMDPDDAADLLSELPEEDKERLLSLMKPADAADMRRLMSYEEHAAGGLMTTEPIVLRPDATVADALARVRNPDLSPALAAQVYVCRPPDETPTGKYLGTVHFQRLLRDPPYTLVSSLVDDDLQPLAPDAALPVIAGFFATYDMVAAPVVDEAGSLLGAVTVDDVLDHMLPEDWRETEFHLNEATEADEGAGSHGP; encoded by the coding sequence ATGGCAGCCGGCGCCCCCCGGATCTTCGTCTCGCACCTCGCCGGGGTCCCCGTCTTCGACCCGGCCGGCGACCAGGTGGGCCGCGTCCGCGATCTGGTCGTCATGCTGCGCGTCGGGCGCCGGCCCCCACGCGTCCTCGGGCTGGTCGTCGAGCTGTCCACCCGGCGCCGCATCTTCCTGCCCATGACCAGGGTCACCGGCATCGAATCCGGACAGGTCATCACCACGGGGGTCCTGAACGTACGACGCTTCGAGCAGCGCCCCACCGAGCGACTGGTCTTCGGCGAACTGCTGGACCGGCGCGTGACCCTGGTGGAGACCGGCGAGGAGGTCACCGTCCTGGACGTGTCCGTGCAGCAGCTGCCCGCACGCCGGGACTGGGAGGTCGACCGCGTCTTCGTCCGCAAGGGGAAGAAGACCGGTGCCTTCCGGCGGGCCAAGGGGGAAACGTTGACCGCAGAGTGGTCGGCCGTCACCGGGTTCTCCCTGGAGGAGCACGGGCAGGGCGCCGAGAGCCTGCTCGCCACCTTCGAGCAACTGCGCCCTGCCGACCTCGCCAATGTGCTGCACCACCTCTCCCCCAAGCGGCGCGCCGAGGTCGCCGCAGCCCTGGACGACGACCGGCTCGCCGACGTGCTGGAGGAACTGCCCGAGGACGACCAGATCGAGGTCCTCGGCAAACTGAAGGAGGAACGCGCGGCGGACGTCCTGGAGGCCATGGACCCCGACGACGCGGCCGACCTGCTCTCCGAGCTGCCCGAGGAGGACAAGGAACGGCTGCTGAGCCTCATGAAGCCCGCGGACGCCGCCGACATGCGACGCCTGATGTCGTACGAGGAACACGCGGCCGGCGGTCTGATGACCACCGAGCCGATCGTGCTGCGCCCGGACGCCACGGTCGCCGACGCGCTCGCCCGGGTCCGCAACCCGGACCTCTCCCCGGCCCTCGCCGCACAGGTCTACGTCTGCCGCCCACCGGACGAGACCCCGACCGGCAAGTACCTGGGCACGGTGCACTTCCAGCGGCTGCTCCGTGACCCCCCGTACACGCTGGTCAGCTCACTGGTGGACGATGATCTGCAGCCCTTGGCCCCGGATGCCGCACTGCCGGTGATCGCCGGGTTCTTCGCCACCTACGACATGGTGGCGGCGCCCGTGGTGGACGAGGCCGGGTCCTTGCTGGGCGCGGTGACCGTGGACGACGTGCTGGACCACATGCTGCCCGAGGACTGGCGGGAGACGGAGTTCCACCTGAACGAGGCGACCGAGGCGGACGAGGGAGCTGGTTCCCATGGCCCCTGA